One segment of Castanea sativa cultivar Marrone di Chiusa Pesio chromosome 3, ASM4071231v1 DNA contains the following:
- the LOC142627915 gene encoding putative disease resistance protein RGA3 yields the protein MARALLSAIVEQLGSFISSEFTLTATVKQEVQKLETKFRTIQAVLNDAEKRQLKEEAVKLWLDKLKCVSYEMDDVLDEWNTAMIKEEIEKQQKDEEKAETSTTKKRKVWSLISIPNLFQHRDIAHKIKELNEKLDDINKEREMYGFELSRAIEEVVERPKTTSYVDVFDILGRDRVKDHLVSILLGKGTEKEKLPHVISLVGMGGMGKTTLAQLAFNHHEVMDHFEERIWVCVSEPFDQCRVAKAIVEALGVRDFNTTELQNLLEKICELIGGKKFFLVFDDVWTEDYAMWKPIRDALKSCGSQSSKILVTTRKGKVAKMMESANTIKLEELSEEDCWLVFSKIAFFDKDPKQCEQLEVLGKQISKKCKGLPLAAKALGSLMHFKKSKEEWKNVLDSNLWELEDVERGLFVPLLLSYFDLPSPLKRCFSYCAVFPKDHVFNVNELVHMWTAHGFVESKGNMEVEIMGREYFDNLVIRSFFQESKEFEHMRYKMHDIVHDFAQLITKNECFIINSDIESQSDYNNARHLRLVIPKETQFPVSIDSAKNLRTLIFFNQGGYNISNLFQNFRLLRVLKLECRMKLPHTVENLIHLRYLILFECNEVLPEAICNLCNLQYLEINPASVSVFTKLPQGIGKLINLRHLVGKNFLIPRGIGRLISLRTLKCFSISDEDSERCKLGELKDLNHLQGSFEIRGLGNLVDISEAKNAQLKKKIHLRELKLSFKKGKDRGWWDDRVPNAVNPNDKRMERDVLFLNALEPPQDLELLDIHWYQGTTMSPNWLMSLTKLKMVSIYSVASLPPLGKFSLLELLTIGMCSLKKVGVEFLGIESENKKQDIIFPNLKHLKFVWLEEWEEWIGIGGKEDANCITVMPRLQQLEIYCCRKLKSLPDFLRTIPLNKLVIVGCPIIEKRYQRETGEDWRTISHIPNIHLLELSKRGMSKVHRRLHSALQV from the exons ATGGCTCGTGCTTTACTTTCTGCTATTGTGGAGCAGCTTGGttctttcatttcttcagaGTTCACCTTGACTGCAACTGTCAAAcaagaagtccaaaagcttgAAACCAAATTCCGTACCATCCAGGCAGTGCTCAATGATGCTGAGAAGAGGCAGCTGAAGGAGGAAGCTGTGAAGCTTTGGTTAGATAAGCTCAAATGCGTATCCTACGAGATGGACGATGTGTTGGATGAGTGGAACACTGCCATGATCAAAGAAGAGATTGAGAAACAACAAAAAGACGAAGAAAAAGCTGAAACTAGCACTACTAAGAAGAGGAAGGTATGGTCCCTCATCTCAATTCCTAATCTTTTTCAGCATCGTGATATTGCTCATAAGATAAAAGAACTTAACGAAAAATTAGATGATATTAACAAAGAGAGGGAAATGTACGGGTTTGAATTGAGTAGGGCCATTGAAGAAGTAGTTGAGAGGCCAAAAACTACTTCTTATGTTGATGTGTTTGATATTCTTGGTCGTGATAGGGTTAAGGATCATTTAGTGAGCATTCTATTGGGCAAGGgtactgaaaaagaaaaactcccCCATGTCATCTCTTTGGTGGGCATGGGCGGTATGGGAAAAACAACACTTGCCCAGCTAGCCTTTAATCATCATGAGGTGATGGATCATTTTGAAGAAagaatttgggtttgtgtttccgAACCCTTTGATCAATGTAGGGTTGCAAAAGCTATCGTTGAAGCTTTGGGAGTTCGTGATTTTAACACTACTGAATTGCAGAATCTATTGgaaaaaatttgtgaattaATCGGGGGAAAGAagttttttcttgtctttgatgATGTGTGGACTGAAGACTATGCAATGTGGAAGCCAATTAGAGATGCACTCAAAAGTTGTGGTTCCCAAAGTAGTAAAATTCTAGTCACTACACGTAAAGGCAAAGTTGCGAAGATGATGGAAAGTGCAAATACGATCAAGTTGGAGGAATTGTCTGAGGAAGATTGTTGGTTGGTGTTTAgtaaaatagcattttttgaTAAAGATCCTAAGCAATGTGAGCAACTAGAAGTCCTTGGCAAGCAAATATCAAAGAAGTGTAAAGGCTTGCCCCTTGCTGCAAAAGCTCTAGGGAGTCTCATGCATTTCAAGAAGAGTAAAGAAGAATGGAAGAATGTTTTGGATAGCAATTTGTGGGAATTAGAAGATGTTGAAAGAGGTCTTTTTGTGCCATTGTTACTTAGTTATTTTGATTTGCCCTCACCACTGAAACGGTGTTTCTCATATTGTGCTGTCTTTCCAAAAGATCATGTTTTTAATGTTAATGAGTTGGTACATATGTGGACAGCACATGGATTTGTTGAGTCAAAGGGAAATATGGAGGTGGAAATCATGGGAAGAGAATACTTTGATAATTTAGTCATTCGCTCTTTCTTCCAAGAATCCAAAGAATTTGAGCACATGAGGTACAAAATGCATGATATAGTGCATGACTTTGCACAGTTGATTACTAAGAATGAATGCTTTATAATCAATAGTGACATAGAGTCGCAATCAGATTATAATAATGCTCGCCATTTGAGATTAGTAATTCCAAAAGAAACCCAATTTCCTGTGTCCATTGATAGTGCCAAAAATCTACGCaccctcattttttttaatcaaggtGGTTATAACATATCCAatttattccaaaattttagaCTTTTACGAGTGTTAAAGTTGGAGTGTAGAATGAAACTTCCGCATACCGTGGaaaatttaatacatttaaGGTATCTCATTTTGTTTGAGTGCAATGAGGTATTGCCTGAAGCCATTTGTAATCTATGCAATTTACAATATTTGGAGATTAACCCGGCTTCTGTTTCTGTGTTCACAAAATTACCTCAGGGGATAGgtaaattaattaacttaagACATCTTGTTGGAAAAAATTTTCTGATTCCAAGAGGGATTGGAAGATTGATTTCTCTTAGAACATTAAAATGTTTTAGCATAAGTGACGAGGATAGCGAAAGATGTAAACTCGGAGAATTAAAAGATTTGAACCACCTGCAAGGGAGTTTTGAAATACGTGGGTTGGGGAACCTGGTAGATATAAGTGAGGCCAAGAATGCACAACTTAAGAAGAAGATACACCTTCGTGAATTGAAACTATCTTTTAAGAAAGGGAAGGATAGAGGATGGTGGGATGATAGGGTTCCAAATGCCGTCAACCCCAATGATAAAAGAATGGAGAgggatgtattatttttaaatgcgTTAGAGCCACCTCAAGACTTGGAGCTGTTAGACATTCATTGGTACCAGGGCACCACAATGTCTCCTAATTGGTTGATGTCCTTGACCAAATTGAAAATGGTTTCTATCTATTCGGTTGCGAGTTTGCCTCCTTTGGGGAAGTTTTCGCTCCTCGAATTGTTAACCATAGGGATGTGTAGTCTGAAAAAAGTGGGTGTTGAATTTTTGGGAATAGAATCTGAAAACAAGAAACAAGACATAATATTCCCAAATTTGAAACATCTCAAGTTTGTGTGGTTGGAGGAGTGGGAAGAATGGATTGGGATTGGAGGAAAAGAAGACGCAAACTGTATTACTGTAATGCCACGTCTTCAACAGTTGGAAATCTATTGTTGCAGAAAGTTAAAGTCGCTACCGGACTTCCTGCGTACAATTCCATTGAATAAATTGGTGATCGTTGGCTGTCCAATCATCGAGAAACGTTACCAAAGAGAGACAGGAGAGGACTGGCGCACCATTTCTCACATCCCAAACATCCATCTTCTAGAACTTTCTAAACGG GGCATGAGCAAAGTTCATCGTCGGCTTCATTCGGCATTGCAAGTCTGA